TCAGCTGCTTGCAGCACTAATTTCTCGTGGAATATGTGGAAAATGCATTTAAGCTTCTTTGTCATTTATGTCCTGAATTATTGAGACATTCTGTTGAGCTTCATTTCTGATTAGGTTTCAGGAAGAGGTGCTTAAATTGCCTTTGGCTGGTATTGAGGCAGTGCTATCCAGTGATGATCTCCAGGCAGCTTCAGAGGATACTCTTTACGACTTAGTGCTTAAGTGGGCTCGTACTCATTATCCAAAATTGGAAGAGCGAAAAGAAGTTCTTGCCAAACAACTAGTTCGATTAATCCGTTTCCCTTATATGACCTGTCGAAAACTGAAGAAGGTTTTAAATTGCAATGAGTTTCACCCAGAACTTGCATCCAGGGTTGTGCTTGAGGCCTTGTTTTTCAAGGCTGAAACATCACATAGGCAGCGTGCTATTGCAGCAGAGGAGCCAAATGCTGTCAATCGTCGCTTTGTGGAGCGGGCATACAAGTATCGACCAGTCAAGGTGGTTGAGCTTGAACTTCCTCATCAGCAGTGTGTGGTCTACCTGGACTTGAAGCGGGAGGAGTGTGCACAACTATTTCCAACTGGCCGGGTGTACTCACAAGCATTTCACCTGGGTGGACAGGGATTTTTCTTGTCTGCTCACTGCAACATGGACCAACAGGGCACGTACCACTGCTTTGGACTTTTTCTGGGAATGCAAGAAAAAGGTTCAGTGAGCTTTGCTGTCGACTATGAGTTTGCAGCCAGGTCAAAGCAAACTGAGGAGTATGTGAGCAAGTACAAAGGAAACTACACTTTCACAGGTGGGAAGGCAGTTGGGTATCGAAACCTGTTTGGTGTACACTGGAAAGCATTTATAGAAGATGAcagcaataattttattaatggcATCCTCCATCTCAGGGCTGAGCTTACCATAAGGCAATGAGTTTTTATCTCCAAAACATGGCTTTTTGGAGGCTCaggttgattttgggttttccaGGCTGCTGTTATTTGATATATTCATTCCAGTCATGCCACGTTGTGATGGTGAAAGTAATATGTCAACATTCGAAGATGCTATTTTGACCCTCGCTAGATGAATTGTAGTTACTGATcgagcaattatttttttatttttttcatgctcATTTCCTTTCTGCTGAGGGGAGGAAAAACAGGGGAGGAGGGGGGATGTTAGAGCTTAGATCATATTGACTTGGATACTTTTGTTGGTGACCTAGATGCATTTGAGCTCATGATTTTAACAGGGAATTTTCAAATATTCAGGGTGAGGAAGGAGTCTTATATATCATTCGAGTGGAAACAACATAGCAATCAAGCTAATCTCCTGTGATGATCATGAAGATCTTTTGTGagtgtatatataatatatctatGTACTTACATATAGGACGTGCTTTAGCTACTTTGGCATTTGGCACCCATCTAGAATTTCTATGTCAATGCCGTGTAAAAGCAGAACAAAGACGCTGCTTTGCCGTCAGCCATCGTTAAACAGAAcccagaaattcaaaggtacCCGGCTATAATAAGCTTGACCCCTCCAGttcatgtaaaaagaaaaaaactcttgCTTTTTCTCACTTATGGGGCATGACACGTTTAAATTGGGACAACTAGGTCGCTATAATTGCTTTATCAATCAATTACAGGGCGGGCTTTTGCATCAAATTCCACATGCCAAGTTGCTTCCACAGTGAGGAGAGCAATCAGGGAATGCTTTTATAGCTAATACAAATCCACGTGttactctcttttattttttttatccaccaAAAAATGATTAGTCTAACAAAAAAAGCAATTTCTTAAAGCAACGAGGTATGATCGATGCAGCCTTTTCATATCAAGATTAAAGCCTTCTTTTGCTAGAGTTTCTGACGATTCATCCGCACCTCAATTcacgtatttttttaaaaaagtactcTCTCGAATCTCTGCTTCGATTTTAACATTGACTGATATAACATAGGAACAAACCCACTTCTCTCTCGTGTCAAGCCTCCAAGGGTGGTAACCACATGAGCtaaattttagaaaacataCTCACCTCAACGTATTGGATTGCAGTGGCTTGAAGTCAAACTAAATTGACTTTTTAGACCTTCCTACAGGGTCCCGCTATAAGCGTGCTTTGAAAAGGCATCATGATTCAAGAAAACACTAATTAAGTTTCCAAGAGTTTGTGGCAATTATTATAGAGTATAGACCCTCTTCATGCCTCTGATCTCTGGTGTTAATCTGATCCTTTttctgattatattaaaaaacattgctGTTTACAACCAAGATCCAACATGAGCTTGAACATCATCTGGTTAGTTCTCAGCTTGTGTTTTTCACCATTTGTGCACAGCTCAGACAACTTTACTACTGATACTTTGGATACATTTCTTCAGGATTCTGCTTTTAAATCCTTGGTTCGCCAGTGGCCTCACACTGGTGCTTTATACAAGGGTCTGATTCCTGTGAATCTATCAGGTATGGATGTCTCAATAGTACGAATCAGAAGCCGGACACTGTGGAAAATTGGTGCTAATTTTAGCAACTTTCAGATTCCATCCAGAACCATGACATCGCCACATGTGAAGAGGCTGGCTATAGTCTATCAAGACTTGGGCAACTGGTCTTCTTACTACTACAGTGCTCCAGGTTACTCAATGATCACTCCTGTTGTTGGTTTCATGGTTTTCAATGCATCAAACGCAAGGGCCGAAAGCACTGAGAAGATTAGCCTTGATACAGGGGGAAAGGCTATAGTAATTCGTTTCGCCAGCTCAACGATTCCTGAGAGCATGATAGTCTTTGGAGCAAAATGTGTAACATTTAGTGCTAGTGGGAAATTTCACCTTAGTGAAATCAACCAGCTTAATGAATGTCATTCTCAAGATCAAGGCCACTTCTCCATTGTGGTTCCACTACagaggaaaggaagagaaaagaggaagcGTAGTCTGTGGTATTTATGGGTGATAGAGTTTGTGCTTGGATTCAGTGTAGTGGCTTTTCTAGGATACTTTGGGATAGTGTCTCTGAAACTCTTGAAAACGAAGGCGATTCAAGCAATGGAAAGACAAGCTGATGAAGATTTGGTTCTTGATACTATTTGGGTCGGCAGTAGTAAAATGCCTTCTGCAACAGTAACAAGAACTCAGCCAAACCTCGAGAATGGAGGTTTTTTAGAGTCCTAGAGTATAGTCCTTTACCTTTGATCCTTGCTTAAATCCTCTTCTTTGTTCGACTCTTCTCTTTTCCCTAGTATTTCTTTCTTCGGAATGCCCGAggcataaaatgtttttttattttttaagatttctgAATCTGTTGAGCGATGAATATTCATATTCGGCAAAGAAAAATGGACAGTGTTTTGAGCACGTGAATTAGAGGTTACTATATATTCAAGTTAATGTGCCATCACGAACATACTGCAATTAATACTTGCACTCGGATTTGAAAGCTGTTGTTGAACAAGAAGATCCTTTATTCGAAACAAACTACTTCATTAATGTAGCGGATTGCAAGCAATACATAACATGCTAGCAACAAACTGACAGCTAGCCACCGAAGGCAGAAATGTTGTCCATGATATTGGACAGGACATCCTTAGCGTCCCTCACCAACTTTATACTAAGCCTACCGCGTTTAGCTGCTACAGAAGGAGCCTCCTCTAACATCTTTTCAATCTTTCCACCATTAGGATCTGACGAAGTCGGAGACAACTTCAAAGGATTATGAGCCTTTCCATAGCTGTTTGATGGGCTTAGGAGATCGGGTCATTGAAAGTGGCTGCTAAACTTGACGAACACCTGCAAAATAAGCTTTCTATTGAGCTCAAGAGACCTTCCGATGCTTAATTGAAACTTATGAGGTTGTACTGTTCAGGTAAGCAGCTTTGGCAGAAGTGTCTTAACACCATTTTGTGTCGTGTGATAAGTCATGTCAGTATTAAATAGAGAAATTACCTGAAACACAAAAAGGAACTAGGGCCTAACCTGAATAGCTCATGCATGCCCTAGCCCGAACCCATCATTCAATAGTTGGGTTTGGGTTTGAGCTCTCTGACGTAGAGTTGGGTTTTGCCTTTGAAGCCCTCAGGTTATTGACCTCAACCCCTCCAAAACCTTCAATCTGTATTTTTGAAGATTCATTTTTCTAAACATCATAAATGAATGCCTTCTGTTTGGCCACCAGCTTGTTCCACTCGTCCAGGTATTCAGGATTGCAAGTGTAATCTGTCAGCTTCGAACAATCTTTAAAACCAAGTCAGTAGACTCTGACTTCCCCATTTAGTAGTTATCAGAAGCTGTTGATAGTTCAGTGTGGTGTACCAATATAGACAGAAGTACGGCAGGACGGGGAAGTAAATTTAGAAGTTCGATCGCTTTGGCTTCATCCGAAGCATGAATTTCGTCCACCAGGATGTTTCTAGCATGGTTATTTCCTGGGAAGTTGAGGAGTTTACTGGAGTATTGGTTGAACATTTCAATCAGGATACTCACCATATTCACCTATCAACAGGGTTTTCCTCAGCGACTCTTTGATCCATAACTTCCATGAAAGCAGTCACGGATTCAGTAATTGATGTCATAGCCTTGGACATCCTGTTCAACCCAGTCACATTTCCATTCAACTTCTCGCAAATTTTCTAACAATCTCTAGCCAGCATTTAGCCATTATAGTAGCTTGGATCTGCATCATTTTTTTAGCCAAAACAGGAACACCAGCAATGGACTTGTCGTTCATGGAAAGAAGTGGATGAATTGcaaacattttttcttcttccatccGCGTCATCCTCACAAGACTCATCACCAATACGATTCCTCACACAGACATAACCAAGGCCTATGCTCACATCATCTGGAGTAACCTTCTCAAGCAACCCTTCAGGTGCTTTATGCGCCTTTGTAACCACAGCTATAGTCCACTGGCCGGTCTTGTCCACTTGCCGTGAAACCTTAATGGATTCAAATGTGGTGAAATCAACACTCGCGTGCAAAATATTAAGGATGATACTCTCTTCAGGTCGTATCCCGCTAGATGTTGTCAGGCTGCCGTGAACAGGGCACTCTAGAGATTCCAGAAAGATCAGCCATTGTTAGTTCAGGAAAACCATTTTTCATTACCACCAAAGTTAATGGAGCATTCGAAATGCCCTTACCACTGCCTGAAATCTCCTCAGTTGCAATATTTATGGCATCTGCAATGTGGACTTCATCTGTCTGCATGTTTTGCTATTAAACTCCAAGAACATCTCTGGTATGAGAGGTGGATGATGTTGCAGCCTCATAATGAGGGACAATCTAGTGCATGTTCCCTGGCCTCGAGGAAGGCTAATACCAGTAAGAGATTCAAGAACACTAGATTTTCCGGAAGATTGATCACCGACAACGACAATGGTGGGGAGTAGTCTTCTTTCATCGCTATGAGGTGCTCAACTTGTCAACTCCATCAGGATTGATCGAATACAATCactgaaaacactaaaaaataaaacttagtgTAAGgatgtttaatttattatactgcattcaaaacataaaaaatattcgaGAAAAGTCGAAAGCTCATGtaattttaagattataaacatacaaaataaaaactaatgacaaatatcttttcaatacaaatataataataaaattataatatgcatactaaacatatatttaaatttgtaattgatGTTAATTCAAAGTTCTAGCATTcatcttaataataaaaatatttatattaaaataaaaataaaaaatagtatttacttgttgaaacactttaaaattagaaaatcttTATTGTTGTACTCAATGATGAATCTTTTacccttaaaattttattgttccttacttatataattaagaTGTTTACAATATATTTCACAATATTTCAACAACATCATCTCAGTTTAGATGCAATTTTAAATAAAGTCTTTGAACCAAagtaaattaattcaattatctTTCAACAAAGTTATTCTAAGCTCTAGATTTGGGAGGAAACataaagcatatatatatatatataaaaaaaggaatacACTAAAATGAGATGAGAAATAGTATacgaaaatttgaaaaaaaaaacttataggaAACTCTTGCTTCATCCCCCTTTTATAGTAACTTATGGAAGCAAAacatttaaagaattaattcttgtaataataagatttaattctaaataaggtatttaaatcaaagtaaaaaaactcaattatttcttaataaaataaacttaaactTTAGATTTGAGAGGAAACACAAAgtgtaaaaagagaaggaaTACACTAAAATAAGATGAGAATGAGTGTgtaaaaatttggaaaaaaactCTTGCTTCACCCTTTTTTTAGTGACTTTTGGAAGCTAAATTGTTAAAGAGTTAATTcttgtaataattaaaattaattcccATTATTATCAACATTTGATTAACCACCATAACTCAAGAATTAAATCTGAATATAGTAGTcgtaaatctaaattttttagttgaaaaaactatttagaTTTGTAGAAAATATTTATGGAATAGACTATCAACACTCATGATCTTGAGTGAACAAAATAATGGGCTGGaagaaataattattcataaacaAGATCCAAGTTCAAATTTCAGTTAGTCAAAAATAATTGtgctctaaaattttattttataataaatctaaaCTTAAAGCCCGAGTATAAGTCTACACGTGTGTATGAATTTAAACTcaaagtctattttttttaggatcttTCTCCTTTAAAAGCCTAAGTGCTCTTTAGAcccaatttaacttttttacttTTGACCTTATAAACATCaagaaagttttgtttttttatcttatgtggaaaaaagttttttaaaaggtttttgaatttcattaaaGCATGCAAACTAATTCTTTGAGATCAATTCTCATTCACctaaaatttgtttaaattatgttaatgttTAATGTTAAAGAACTTGTGTTAGAGAttaaatttctataaaattttaatccaaaatatgccaactaataaattttgttttcggagtaaaaacataatatatagaCATTGTGAATGTATTTTCTAACATTaagattttgtattttaattatgaaCTAAGAAAGTTAATATttgcatttaataaaataaatctagaattatatacaaaaataaatgttcaataAAATTGTTAATGGCAACTAAGAAATAAGTCAGGAAATGGAGTGA
This region of Populus alba chromosome 3, ASM523922v2, whole genome shotgun sequence genomic DNA includes:
- the LOC118034943 gene encoding uncharacterized protein, coding for MSLNIIWLVLSLCFSPFVHSSDNFTTDTLDTFLQDSAFKSLVRQWPHTGALYKGLIPVNLSGMDVSIVRIRSRTLWKIGANFSNFQIPSRTMTSPHVKRLAIVYQDLGNWSSYYYSAPGYSMITPVVGFMVFNASNARAESTEKISLDTGGKAIVIRFASSTIPESMIVFGAKCVTFSASGKFHLSEINQLNECHSQDQGHFSIVVPLQRKGREKRKRSLWYLWVIEFVLGFSVVAFLGYFGIVSLKLLKTKAIQAMERQADEDLVLDTIWVGSSKMPSATVTRTQPNLENGGFLES